TGGCGATGCCCGCCATGAGGCCGGTCTCCTTCGAGCCATGTGCCACTTGCAGGATCACGAGCATGAGGAAGTAAGTAAGGAGAAGCTCGAGGATGAACGACTGCATGTCGCTGCCCGCCGGTAGCGTGGCACCAAGCGTAACACTCTCCGGGAAGAGGAAGCGCAGCGTGAGCGAGGCGAGGAACGCACCACCAAGTTGCGCGCTGACGTATGGTGCAACCTGCGACAACGGGAAGCGCTTCGCCACCACGAACCCCAGCGTAACCGCCGGATTCAGGTGCGCGCCAGAGATATCCCCGAACGCATAGATCATGGCCAGCACGATGAGGCCGAAGGTGGCCGCCACGCCGAAGTGACCCAGCGCACCTGTCTGCTCGTTCACCACGATGGCGCCGGTGCCCGCGAACACCAACGCATAGGTGCCCAGCAACTCGGCGGCGTAGCGACTCATGCGTGCCGCGCGATGAAGTCCGTGCAATAGGTCTTGATCTCGTCGCGCACCGTGCGGAACGCATGCATGATCTCCTCCTCCGTGCCCTCCACCTTCGCCGGGTCGGTGAAGGTGCGGTGGTGCTTCCGCGCGGTGGTGGGGAACCAGGGGCAGTGTTCCCTGGCATTATCGCACACGGTGATCACGTGGTCGAAGACGATGTCGCGGTATTCATCCACGTGGTTGCTCGTGTGGTGGTTGATGTCCACGCCATCCTCCTTCATCACCGCGATGGCGCGCGGGTTCAGGCCGTGCGTTTCCACGCCGGCGCTGAAGACCTCGGCACGTGGTCCGGTGAAATGCTGCAGATAGCCATGTGCGATCTGGCTGCGGCAGCTATTGCCGGTGCAGAGGACGAGGATGCGCATCGGTTCCGTCACGACTGTGGCGAAGGGGGCTCGTCAGCAGCAGGTGTCGATGGGTTTGTAGGCGGCGAAGAGCCTGGCGAAGGCGGCCTCCGCCTTGGCCCAGGCCTTGGGATCGATGCAGTAGCACACGCTGGTGCCCTCCACGGTGCCGGTGATGAGGCCGGCGTCCTTCAGTTCGCGCAGGTGCTGGCTGATGGTGGCCTGCGCAAGCCCCAGCACCTCCACCAGACTGCCGCAGATGCAGGTGTTCTGCTTCAGCAGGTGCTGCAGGATGGCGATCCGGGCAGGATGGCCCAGCACCTTGGCCCAGGTGGCCAGCTGATTCTGCTGTGCGGTGAAGAGGTCGGTCTTGGTGACGCCCATCGGTTCGTTGAATAGATCGCAATAATACGATGGATGTGTATCATCGCAATATGAAGAAGAATGGACCGTGATGGAACGTTGATCGCGGCGGGGTGGGGTGGAGGGGGCTTGCCGCAATAAACTCCCCTCCTGCGCGTGGAACACTCCACGCGCCGAACAAGGAGGGGCAGGGGGAGGTAGCGGCTCAGGCACGCCCGGACCTTCTGCGGATCGAAACCACCCCGTTCTCCTCCTTGTGCGGAGCAGCGAGCGATTATTCTATGACGTGTGCAAGGGGTGTTCGTATCTCGTAAGGCACGCCCTTTCGGATCACGGCACAGACACGGTGGATGAGCTTGTTGCGCATGGCGTTGAAGACAAGCATCTTGTGTTTTCCCTCGGCCACCTTGCGGTCGTAGTAGGCGCGGAACTCACCGGGGAACCGGATGAGGCCGACCACCGAGACATGCAGTAGAGCCTTGAGCGTATGGTTGGCATTGTGCGATACGCGGGTGCGCCCTCTGATGCTGGTGCCTGACCTGTTCTCGAAGGGTGCGCAGCCGGCATGGCAAGCTAGCTGTCGCGGTGAGGTGAACCGCGTGAAGCCGTCGGTGAGGGCCAGCAGGTGTGAGCCCAGGATGAGCCCAACGCCTTCCACGGACTTCAGCAGCTCGAAGCGCTTGCTCAATTCGGGCTCCGCGTTGATGGTGTCCTCGATCATGCCTTCCAGTTCCTTGATCACCTTGTCCAGCGCTTTGATCTGTGCCTTGTCGAACCGGGTGAACGGCCCGCGCAGGCCCTTGTCCATGAGCTTGTTCATGTCCTTGATCTGCCGCTGGTGCATGGTCTTGCGCATCACGTAGTTCTGGCGCTTGCTCAAGAGCTGCTTGAGCTTGTTCATTTTCAGCTGGTCAGCCGTGAACAACCGTGACTTGTCTTGGAAGCGACGGGCGTAGTCGGCGATCCTGAGCGCATCCACCCGGTCGCTCTTCCCCCGGGTCATGCCAATGCTCTGCTTGATGTCGTTGGGATGAGCAAGCCAGGTGGGGATCTCCAATTCCACCAACACTTCCAGCAGCGCATGGCCGTAGTAGCCCGTGGGCTCCAGGCAAGCCAGGTATTCCCCTTTGACCAGTGTGTACTCCTTGGTCCATCGGCGCAGTAGCGCCTTCACGCTCCTGGTGGTGTTCTCCACCTTGATCTCTGCGGTCAGTGTCCCGCGTTCATCCAACAGGGCCACATCCAGTGTCGCCTTGCTCACGTCGATCCCGATCCAGTGTTTCATGTTCGTTTAATTTTGGGTGACACACGATCCTCTGGGGGAGCGCTGAGCATCGGGTCCTGAACTTGACAACTCTAGTAGGCCGTGAGCCTCACATTCTATCCAAGCCTCAGACCTGAGGGACCGCAGGTACCGATAATCGCTATAGGTCATCACACCTTCGCAGCGGACTGGTTCACCTGTGATCCTGCTCAGCCTCCTTCGGAGGAATTGTTCACTTCGAAGATGCTTCATCTTCCAAGCGTCCAAGTGTAGAGTCGCTGCTCAGGAGGGGGCTTGCCGCAATAAACTCCCCTCCTGCGCGTGGAACGCTCCACGCGCAGGGCAAGGAGGGGCCGGGGGAGGTAGCAACTCAGGAACCCCCGGAACTTCTACGGATTGAAACCTCCCCGTGCCCCTCCTTGTGCGGAGCAGCGAGCGATCGCTGCTCAGGAGGGGACATGATCTCGGCTTGATCCCGACCGGCTATGGGAGATCGCCACGGTGGCCGTGTGTGCCGCTTCGCGTTGGCGGACCGGAGGCCGTCACACCTTCCGCCCCTGCTGTTCCAGCTGCTTCCGCATCAGCAGCAGCGCGCGCTGCAGGCCCGCCACCTCCGCCGTGAGCTTCACGATGCGTTCACCGCTGCTCTGCCGCTGCCGCTTGAACGACTCCACCTGGTCGGCCCGCACATCCTGCTCGTGCTTCAGCAGGCCCTTCAGCCGCCGCGCCTCGGCGCGCAGAGCATTGGTGGGGTCGCCCCGCACTTCGCGCGCCCGCTCCACCGCCCCCAGCAGCCACTGGTTCCGCGCCAGCAGATCGCCGATGTAGGCCGTCAGCAGCCGCACGTTCTCGTGGTCGGTGATGGCCCGGTGCACAAAGAGCCGGCTCTCCGCCGGCAGCTCGCCCGTCCAGGGCACCTCGCTCATCCGCTCCACGCTATCGGCGATGTAGGCCCAGCGCAGCACCCGCAGCGATCCGCTCAGGGCCGTGCCGTCCTCGAACCACCAGCCGTGCCGCGCATACCGCAGCGCGTGGTGCCAGCGGTGCCGCCAGGGGTCCTCCACCTGCACCAGGCACAGGTCCGCAGGGTGCTCCGGCAGCTGCGGCGGCACATGCCAGGGTCCGGTGGCAAAGGGCATGGGCTGAAGGTAGTGCAGCGAGCGCGTTGCCCCTGCTTTGCCTGCCGAAGCCTTTGGCGAAGGCATGGCCCCTGCTCCTGCCCCTGCTCCTGCCCCTCCCCACCCACGTTTTTCCACGTGCCTGCACCCACGGGTTTCCATGTGGGTCCGGGTTTCTTTTGGTACAGCGAGGCCCGCCCGCCGGAGGCGCGACGGCAGGCCCTCGGTCCAGGGCCCGCGCCCGGAGCGGGCGGGGTGGGTTTTAGGTTATTGGGTAGGTAGGTAAAGAGGTTGGCGGAGGTCGGGAGCCCTCGACCCTTGGCAGGGTATCCGCCGATAGTTCCTGTTGGTCGTGGGTTCCTAATTTCAACCCCACCCATGCCCACCAACAAACACGCCCTCATCCGGTACCAGGCGCTGGACCGCTGCTTCCGGATGCGTGGTAAGCAGTACTTCTGGGAGGATCTGTTGGAGGCTGTGAACGCAGCGCTGTATGAATACACGGGCAAAACCAAGGGCATCAAGCGCCGCCAGCTATTCGAGGACATCAAGTACATGGAGAGCGACCAAGGTTGGGCCATCCCCTTGGAGCGGCACACTGAGGGGAAGCGGGTGTGGTATAGGTATGAGGACCCAGACTTCTCCATCAACAAGCGCCCGCTGAACGAGGACGAGGCCCAACAACTCAAGGAGGCGCTCCTGACTCTGAGCCGCTTTAAGGGCATGCCGCAGTTCGAGTGGGTGGACGAGTTGGTGGCGCGCTTGGAGGCGGGCTTCGGCCTACGGCAAGGGGCGGAACGCATCATCGAGTTCGAGGAGAACCCCTACCTGAAGGGCAGTGAGCACATCACCACATTATTCCAAGCAATCCTTGGTAAGCAGGTGTTGGAGGTGAGCTATCAGGGCTTCAAGCAGGCCAAGCCAAGCAAGCTCCGCTTCCATCCCTACTACCTGAAGCAGTACAACAACCGTTGGTTCGTGTTCGGGCTCAACGAGGAGTTCGAGAGCCTCACCAACATGGCCTTGGACCGTATCCAGCACGTTGTGGTTGTCAAGGGGAAATACGAGATCAACGAGGACATTGACTTTGCCGAGTTCTTCGAGGATGTGGTGGGCGTGACGGTGCCGGATACCGAAGTGCAACAGGTGGACATCCGCGTGAGCATGGGGCTTTGGCCGTACATCGCGTCGAAACCGCTGCACGGCTCGCAAAAGGTTGTTCGCGTGGTTCGGGCATTCACCCGAGCGCTGGCCCGAGTTCCAGCATTATCACCATAGACAGTTGCACGCCGAGCAGCGGAAAGTCCTGAAGTTGCTCAACATCCTCGCCAAGGGCCCAAGCACGTTGCTGCATCTGCGACGAGGGGAGCACTCCATCGCGCGCTCTCTCTACAACTATCTCCTGGTGCACTATCCACATGTGTTCACAGGGGCGGAACCATCGGTCGATGGGGGCATCCGGTGCCATGGATGTCGGACGGCCGCATAGGTCTTCGCATTGCGGCGTACCACTTCCCCTGCACACGGATCGCCCGGAACATGGCCATCCGCAGATCGCAGCACACGATCACCTCGCTTATTCTCCCGCAGGTTCACGCCGCCCATGGTGCGACGTACGTGCTTGACCATATCCCGGTTGAAAAAGGTATCCGCGTCGATCTGGTACGCACTGTGCATGGCGGGGCCGTGTTCCTGTTCGAGCTTCAAGCGGTGCAGGACCTTCCACCATGCGGCTGCGTGAGGCTCCTCCGGTTTCTGCTCGCCGTGCACGGCGGCCACGAAGGTGAGTTGGGCCTCGGTGAGCGGGGTCAATGTGCCTTCGCTGAGGCCCCGGTACCAATGGCCCCTGCGCCGGATGAGGGCCAGCTCCTCCGCGCTGAACACCCGCCATTCGCATGGACAGGTGAACTCCTTCCGGGCCGCCAAAGCCCGATGCCGTTCGCGCTCACTGCTCACCATGGCAAATTAAGGAGCGATCGCGGATCGTCGTATACTTGAAAAGTGGATCGCTACACAAGGGGCCGGACGGCCCCGGACATCAACACCGCCCTCGTCGCCATCGTCCCCTCGCGGCGCGACTGGGAGTTGATCCGCACACAAAGTTGGTACCGCATCCCCGTACGCAACGCCCCGGCCATGGTGAAGGACGGCCGCATCTCCCACCTGGCCTTCTACTTCCCCAGCGAGTTCGGGGTGGAGAAGTACTCCATCCGTTGGTACGCGAAGGTGGCGGGCATCACCATCCGGAAGCGAAAAGAGCTGCTGGACGAGCCGCAGCACCGCAGCGCGGAGCAGGACTACTTCGTGCTGGCCGTGGAGGACCTGCGCCCGCTGCCCAACCCCATCCACAGCCGCAAACCGCGGCGGCTGCTCTTCGCGCCCACCACCCTCGCCAAACTGCTCACCGCCCCGGAGATCAACTTCCTGTTCAACGACAGCCCACTGGAGAACCTCCTGTGGAACCGACTGATGGACTTGGGCATTCCCAGTGAGCGGCAGTACGAGGTGGTGGTGGACCCGGCCCGGTTCAAGATCGACATCGCCGTGTTCTGCAAGGAGCGCTCCCTTGGTCTGGAGTGCGACGGCGACGAGGTGCATATGCGGCGCAGCGCGGTTGAGAAGGACAAGCGAAGGAGCAACATCCTGCAAAGCGTGGGGTGGAGCGTGATGCACTTCACCACCAGCGCCCTGAAGAACGACCTGCCCGGCACCTTGAGCTTGGTGCAGGAGAGCGTGGCCCGCTGCGGCGGCCTGTGGCATCCGGAGGACCGGCCCACCCATTGAGCAAGCCCATGCACGGACTCACCAGCACCAGGAAAGCCCGGCCGACCATGCAGGTGATCGGGGGCGTGAGCGTGCTGTTGATGCTCGCGACCACGGCCCTGCTCCGGGCGCAGGACCGGGCGGGCCCTGCGCAAGCCCGGCAGCTCATCGCCCGCGCCCTGGCGACCAGCGACAGCCTGCTGCGCACCGAACCCCGGCTGGCCTTGCGCTGGGCCCGGGAGGCAAGGCAACTGGCAGCCACCTGGGGGCGCGGCGAGGAGGCCGGACAGGCCCATGAGCGGCTGGCGCGTGCATACCTGGAGCTATCGGAGCTGGACACGGCGATGGAACACGCCGATACCGCGTTGGCCATCGCGGCCACGCTGCCTGGCACGGTGGCGCGGGAGCGCGCCGAGCAGGTGAAGGGCGAGGTGTACCTGCGCATGGGCGACCTGGTGAGCGCAGTGGAGCATCTGGAGACCGCACTGGACGGGGCCACTCGGCGCAACGACCGCAAAGCCATGGCCGCCATCCGCATGCGGCTGGCCAATGCACTGTATGTCGGTCGGCAGTCCAAGGCGGTGTACGCCCACCTGGACACCTGCGACCGCATCTACAGGGCCCTGAACGACCGCGCCGGACTGGCCGCCAGCTACG
The Flavobacteriales bacterium DNA segment above includes these coding regions:
- a CDS encoding aquaporin; translation: MSRYAAELLGTYALVFAGTGAIVVNEQTGALGHFGVAATFGLIVLAMIYAFGDISGAHLNPAVTLGFVVAKRFPLSQVAPYVSAQLGGAFLASLTLRFLFPESVTLGATLPAGSDMQSFILELLLTYFLMLVILQVAHGSKETGLMAGIAIGAVVGLEALFAGPICGASMNPARSIAPAVVSGELKSLWLYIVAPVLGALAATGTWHWLRRTPAA
- a CDS encoding IS110 family transposase, which codes for MKHWIGIDVSKATLDVALLDERGTLTAEIKVENTTRSVKALLRRWTKEYTLVKGEYLACLEPTGYYGHALLEVLVELEIPTWLAHPNDIKQSIGMTRGKSDRVDALRIADYARRFQDKSRLFTADQLKMNKLKQLLSKRQNYVMRKTMHQRQIKDMNKLMDKGLRGPFTRFDKAQIKALDKVIKELEGMIEDTINAEPELSKRFELLKSVEGVGLILGSHLLALTDGFTRFTSPRQLACHAGCAPFENRSGTSIRGRTRVSHNANHTLKALLHVSVVGLIRFPGEFRAYYDRKVAEGKHKMLVFNAMRNKLIHRVCAVIRKGVPYEIRTPLAHVIE
- a CDS encoding WYL domain-containing protein → MPTNKHALIRYQALDRCFRMRGKQYFWEDLLEAVNAALYEYTGKTKGIKRRQLFEDIKYMESDQGWAIPLERHTEGKRVWYRYEDPDFSINKRPLNEDEAQQLKEALLTLSRFKGMPQFEWVDELVARLEAGFGLRQGAERIIEFEENPYLKGSEHITTLFQAILGKQVLEVSYQGFKQAKPSKLRFHPYYLKQYNNRWFVFGLNEEFESLTNMALDRIQHVVVVKGKYEINEDIDFAEFFEDVVGVTVPDTEVQQVDIRVSMGLWPYIASKPLHGSQKVVRVVRAFTRALARVPALSP
- a CDS encoding winged helix-turn-helix transcriptional regulator; amino-acid sequence: MGVTKTDLFTAQQNQLATWAKVLGHPARIAILQHLLKQNTCICGSLVEVLGLAQATISQHLRELKDAGLITGTVEGTSVCYCIDPKAWAKAEAAFARLFAAYKPIDTCC
- a CDS encoding DUF559 domain-containing protein, producing the protein MDRYTRGRTAPDINTALVAIVPSRRDWELIRTQSWYRIPVRNAPAMVKDGRISHLAFYFPSEFGVEKYSIRWYAKVAGITIRKRKELLDEPQHRSAEQDYFVLAVEDLRPLPNPIHSRKPRRLLFAPTTLAKLLTAPEINFLFNDSPLENLLWNRLMDLGIPSERQYEVVVDPARFKIDIAVFCKERSLGLECDGDEVHMRRSAVEKDKRRSNILQSVGWSVMHFTTSALKNDLPGTLSLVQESVARCGGLWHPEDRPTH
- the maoP gene encoding DUF413 domain-containing protein; its protein translation is MVSSERERHRALAARKEFTCPCEWRVFSAEELALIRRRGHWYRGLSEGTLTPLTEAQLTFVAAVHGEQKPEEPHAAAWWKVLHRLKLEQEHGPAMHSAYQIDADTFFNRDMVKHVRRTMGGVNLRENKRGDRVLRSADGHVPGDPCAGEVVRRNAKTYAAVRHPWHRMPPSTDGSAPVNTCG
- a CDS encoding arsenate reductase ArsC; this encodes MRILVLCTGNSCRSQIAHGYLQHFTGPRAEVFSAGVETHGLNPRAIAVMKEDGVDINHHTSNHVDEYRDIVFDHVITVCDNAREHCPWFPTTARKHHRTFTDPAKVEGTEEEIMHAFRTVRDEIKTYCTDFIARHA